From one Bacteroidales bacterium genomic stretch:
- a CDS encoding radical SAM protein translates to MRHFTIPIFIPMQACPHRCIYCDQHAIAGHSAVPDAASVKDIIREHLATLPADAVIEVGFFGGTFTGLALVRQETLLHAVQPFLAQGQVQSIRLSTRPDMIDDRALELLLRMKVGTVELGAQSMDNEVLHLSERGHDDACVEKTARRIKASGLRLGLQMMTGLPGDTKEKSVATAKQFVAMMADDVRIYPAVVVRGTPMAQMYERGEYTPQSLQEAVDLVTELVPIFETAGIRIIRMGLHPSIGLLDGNALVAGPFHVAFGELVRTELWRQKLIQIENPNDYNEIIIHVAAQVRNAAIGHRATNRRMLEKHFRKVRFVADPALKARDFYVDYR, encoded by the coding sequence ATGCGTCATTTTACCATACCGATATTTATTCCGATGCAAGCGTGTCCGCATCGCTGTATCTATTGCGACCAGCATGCTATTGCCGGCCACAGCGCGGTGCCCGATGCTGCTTCTGTAAAGGATATTATTCGCGAGCATTTGGCTACCCTGCCTGCGGATGCGGTGATAGAGGTGGGATTTTTCGGTGGTACTTTTACTGGATTGGCATTGGTGCGCCAGGAAACCTTGCTGCATGCGGTGCAGCCTTTTTTAGCACAGGGGCAGGTGCAAAGCATTCGCCTTTCAACGCGCCCTGATATGATCGACGACCGTGCGCTAGAGTTGTTGCTAAGGATGAAGGTAGGAACTGTTGAGCTTGGCGCGCAGTCGATGGATAATGAAGTGCTGCATCTTTCGGAGCGCGGGCACGATGATGCTTGTGTAGAAAAAACTGCACGAAGGATAAAAGCTTCAGGTCTGCGCCTTGGCCTGCAGATGATGACCGGCTTGCCCGGCGACACAAAAGAAAAATCTGTGGCTACAGCCAAACAATTTGTAGCGATGATGGCGGACGATGTGCGTATTTATCCGGCTGTGGTGGTACGCGGAACGCCAATGGCCCAAATGTATGAGCGTGGCGAATATACGCCGCAAAGTTTGCAAGAGGCTGTTGATCTGGTAACTGAGCTGGTGCCTATTTTCGAAACTGCTGGCATCCGTATTATTCGCATGGGTCTGCACCCTTCTATAGGGTTGCTGGATGGCAATGCGCTGGTGGCCGGCCCTTTTCATGTGGCGTTTGGCGAACTGGTGCGCACAGAGCTTTGGCGGCAAAAGCTGATTCAAATCGAAAATCCAAACGATTATAACGAGATAATTATCCATGTAGCTGCGCAGGTGCGCAATGCCGCCATTGGTCACCGGGCGACGAACCGGCGGATGCTCGAAAAGCATTTTAGGAAAGTACGTTTTGTAGCAGATCCTGCACTAAAAGCCCGCGACTTTTATGTTGATTATCGTTGA
- a CDS encoding phosphatidylserine/phosphatidylglycerophosphate/cardiolipin synthase family protein: MNAETTDAILYDDPIKYYNAMLDDIMAAHRYVFIELYKFSYQTMGIRFRDALTLVAQAGVEVKLLIDSWGGSGIPDGFFAELEAAGGEVRFFQKIRINIDFFTRSHRRNHRKLLIIDDIISYIGSSNLTDYNLIWRESMLRICGEIATNFKKIFYQDFKIYNSYIRYRRHYTRILRWENLEILRDVPSITRQKIKNRYEYLIKHARHSITIETPYFLPGFNLRKAMIDAAARGVKVRVIIPRHSDVRMVDILRGRYLELLHRHNVRFYYYTMHNLHAKLMLVDGKIFSLGSPNFDYRSFRYMHEIVLTGEDAHISGMVSEHISQTMDMCDPFDYDAWKRRPLIQRFFEWLILPLRHLL; this comes from the coding sequence GTGAACGCAGAGACGACCGACGCCATTCTTTACGATGATCCCATCAAATATTACAACGCCATGCTCGACGACATCATGGCGGCGCACAGGTACGTCTTTATTGAGTTGTACAAGTTCAGCTATCAGACCATGGGCATACGCTTCAGAGATGCGCTTACGTTAGTGGCTCAGGCAGGGGTAGAGGTAAAGCTGCTCATCGACTCGTGGGGCGGCAGCGGCATCCCCGACGGTTTCTTTGCCGAACTAGAAGCTGCCGGTGGAGAAGTGCGTTTCTTCCAGAAGATAAGAATCAACATCGATTTCTTTACCCGGAGCCACCGCCGTAACCACCGCAAGCTCCTCATTATCGACGACATAATCTCTTACATCGGTTCTTCCAATCTCACCGATTACAATCTGATATGGCGCGAGAGCATGTTGCGCATTTGCGGTGAAATTGCCACCAATTTTAAGAAGATTTTTTATCAGGATTTTAAAATCTACAACAGCTACATCCGATACCGCCGGCACTATACGCGAATTTTGCGGTGGGAAAATCTGGAGATACTGCGTGACGTTCCCAGCATCACACGACAAAAAATAAAGAATCGGTATGAATATCTGATAAAACATGCCCGGCACTCTATCACCATAGAAACCCCTTATTTTTTGCCGGGGTTTAATCTGCGCAAAGCAATGATAGATGCTGCTGCCCGTGGTGTGAAGGTGCGGGTGATTATTCCCCGGCACAGCGACGTGCGTATGGTGGATATTTTGCGCGGTCGCTACCTGGAGTTGTTGCACAGACACAACGTCCGGTTTTATTATTATACCATGCACAATTTGCACGCTAAGCTGATGCTCGTCGACGGGAAGATATTTAGTTTGGGTTCCCCAAACTTCGATTACCGCAGCTTCCGTTACATGCATGAGATTGTTCTTACCGGCGAGGATGCCCATATTTCAGGTATGGTTAGCGAACACATCAGTCAGACCATGGATATGTGCGATCCTTTCGACTATGATGCATGGAAACGGCGCCCGCTAATACAGCGATTTTTCGAATGGCTTATTTTGCCGCTGCGGCATTTGCTTTAA